One Borrelia coriaceae DNA segment encodes these proteins:
- a CDS encoding DUF792 family protein has translation MLNNNTLSPHEIFQIIRDVSTQIFALFSTDNFIVLFPRPDLKGMGYLPQLFFIKPKSELITRTYNTSCSKRPVINYYSRKAEYVSYNPTLTAETISLSGGILTNLYKEMLTPLKSSYFGNCLLEFDSNLVKEQLASRLQAQVPFTAYSPSFGIKDLVVINSITFKDTPFIDEVEVSLNMEVIKTFSLRKYKG, from the coding sequence ATATTGAACAATAATACATTATCACCACATGAAATATTTCAAATAATTAGAGATGTTTCAACCCAAATCTTTGCTTTATTTAGTACTGATAACTTTATAGTTCTTTTTCCAAGACCCGATCTTAAAGGAATGGGATACCTTCCACAACTATTTTTTATTAAACCAAAGTCTGAACTTATTACTAGAACTTATAACACAAGTTGTTCTAAACGTCCTGTTATCAATTATTATTCTAGAAAAGCTGAATATGTAAGCTATAATCCAACTCTAACAGCCGAGACTATATCACTCTCAGGTGGCATCTTAACAAATTTATATAAAGAAATGTTAACACCGCTCAAATCAAGTTATTTTGGTAATTGTCTACTCGAATTTGATAGTAATTTGGTAAAAGAACAACTAGCATCTAGACTACAAGCTCAAGTACCATTTACTGCTTACAGTCCATCATTTGGTATTAAAGATTTGGTTGTTATAAATTCAATCACATTTAAAGATACTCCTTTTATTGATGAAGTTGAAGTTAGTCTCAATATGGAGGTTATTAAAACATTTTCATTAAGAAAATATAAAGGATAG
- a CDS encoding DUF759 family protein gives MNDKFTIKFKGVLDHAATRKSLENDISKLENLIKPKRTSLGSTKDFIKYNLQEKKRELKNQTKYEKLRDKVEKFRLSETKKLIKQGYTFQKAQREAFKRSTMSSEDLRTLEYKKLKEESKRKGKLTQQNKVGIGIPSIAIGTAIGNIVSHAIKKVSSNTLGFAKEAIKEQAIAKRFNLINSRIFEKNEKASLMSNLHGMKTFEQTKSIEEFLSKAGVIKGTLANLGLDNENNVLKSVELAAKLKASGIASSDDDAISSVIELLSGKGNAIFTMMSQFKKVRKDYLEQSQMQYEQGATLDLSSRTKMIEKILKDFNSLNITQHASAADKAVSNIYKLDDELKELTAKVMDPLVKVTADLLAWLKDFKFKTHIVDPLINGIKNIFSLDILIARLKSILPKFLGGDGGESLAKLQEESDKSVSTP, from the coding sequence GTGAATGATAAATTTACAATCAAATTTAAAGGGGTCTTAGATCACGCAGCAACGCGCAAATCATTAGAAAATGATATATCCAAGTTAGAAAATCTAATCAAACCCAAACGAACATCACTTGGAAGTACAAAAGACTTTATTAAATATAACTTACAAGAAAAAAAACGCGAACTTAAAAACCAAACCAAATATGAAAAATTAAGAGACAAAGTAGAAAAGTTTAGACTTAGTGAAACTAAAAAACTCATAAAGCAAGGCTATACATTCCAAAAAGCACAACGTGAAGCATTTAAACGTTCTACTATGTCATCAGAAGATTTAAGAACATTAGAATATAAAAAATTAAAAGAAGAGAGTAAACGAAAAGGTAAGTTAACACAACAAAATAAAGTAGGAATTGGTATCCCAAGTATTGCAATAGGAACTGCCATTGGAAATATAGTATCTCATGCTATAAAAAAGGTTTCTTCTAATACTCTTGGATTTGCAAAAGAAGCTATAAAAGAACAAGCTATTGCAAAAAGATTTAATCTTATAAATTCTAGGATATTTGAAAAAAACGAAAAAGCAAGCTTAATGAGTAATCTACATGGCATGAAAACATTTGAGCAAACCAAAAGCATAGAAGAATTCTTAAGCAAAGCTGGTGTCATTAAGGGTACCCTTGCTAACTTGGGACTTGATAATGAAAATAATGTATTAAAATCTGTGGAACTTGCTGCTAAGCTTAAGGCAAGTGGTATTGCTTCAAGTGATGACGATGCTATATCTTCTGTGATTGAACTTCTAAGTGGTAAAGGTAATGCAATTTTTACAATGATGAGTCAGTTTAAAAAAGTTAGAAAAGATTATCTTGAACAATCACAAATGCAATATGAACAAGGAGCTACTCTAGACTTAAGCTCTAGAACCAAAATGATAGAAAAGATACTAAAAGACTTTAACTCTTTAAATATCACGCAACATGCAAGTGCTGCTGATAAAGCAGTAAGCAATATTTACAAATTAGATGATGAGCTTAAAGAACTAACTGCTAAGGTTATGGATCCTTTAGTAAAAGTCACTGCGGATCTACTCGCATGGCTTAAAGACTTTAAGTTTAAAACACATATCGTTGATCCCTTAATAAACGGAATCAAAAATATTTTTTCTTTAGATATCTTAATTGCAAGACTTAAATCAATACTTCCTAAATTCTTAGGAGGGGACGGTGGTGAGAGTCTAGCTAAACTTCAAGAAGAATCAGATAAATCTGTATCTACACCATAA
- a CDS encoding DUF1322 family protein, with product MITKDALQFIKSLQTTRERYFALLEEVKKNKYWLPIFTNVCSYNEVKSMFYDELMEVNKISEAKLEKQILELILSK from the coding sequence ATGATTACTAAAGATGCTCTTCAGTTTATAAAAAGTCTACAGACTACTAGAGAACGCTATTTTGCTTTACTTGAAGAAGTTAAAAAAAATAAATACTGGCTACCAATATTTACAAATGTATGCTCTTACAATGAAGTTAAAAGCATGTTTTATGATGAACTCATGGAAGTTAATAAAATATCTGAAGCTAAGTTAGAAAAACAAATATTAGAACTTATTCTTTCTAAGTGA